In Streptomyces sp. NBC_00483, a single window of DNA contains:
- a CDS encoding SulP family inorganic anion transporter, with protein sequence MPPGVQTLRTYRRSWLVKDLVAGVVLTTLLVPQGMAYAELAGLPAITGLYTSVMCLLAYAVAGPSRILVLGPDSSLGPMIAATILPLVASGGDSDRAIALASVLALMVGAITMLAGVGRLGFIADLISKPTMIGYMNGLALTILVGQLPKLFGFSVDADGLIGEVDALVRGLADGAAVPAAVGVGVGCIALVLLLQRLLPKVPAVLVMVVLAIGATVVFDLGEHGVKLVGRLPKGLPPFTVPDIRWDDLGPLFVGALGIALVSLADTISNATAFANRSGQEVRGNNEMIAIGAANAAAGLFQGFPVSTSGSRTAVAERAGAKTQLTGLVGVALILLMLVLLPGLFRNLPQPALAAVVITASLSLADLSGAGRLWRQRKAEFWLCMAAFLGVALLGVLPGIAVAVGLSILNVFRRAWWPYSAVLGRVAGLEGYHDVSSHPGAQRLPGLVLLRFDAPLFFANAKSFRDEVRGAVWEAVEPRCVVVAAEPVTDVDTTAADVLEELHEALRERGVELVFAELKDPVRRKIERYGLARTFGPEAFYPTVESAVEAFRERAGVEWSATPASPRGD encoded by the coding sequence ATGCCGCCCGGTGTGCAGACGCTGCGCACCTACCGGCGCTCCTGGCTGGTCAAGGATCTCGTCGCCGGCGTCGTCCTGACCACGCTGCTCGTGCCGCAGGGCATGGCGTACGCCGAGCTCGCCGGGCTTCCGGCGATCACCGGGCTCTATACGTCGGTGATGTGTCTGCTCGCGTACGCCGTCGCGGGGCCGTCCCGGATCCTCGTCCTCGGCCCCGACTCCTCGCTCGGGCCGATGATCGCGGCGACGATCCTGCCGCTGGTCGCCTCGGGCGGCGACAGCGATCGGGCGATCGCCCTCGCCTCGGTGCTCGCCCTGATGGTCGGGGCGATCACGATGCTGGCGGGCGTGGGGCGCCTGGGCTTCATCGCCGACCTCATCTCCAAGCCCACGATGATCGGCTACATGAACGGGCTCGCCCTGACCATCCTCGTCGGCCAGCTGCCGAAGCTGTTCGGGTTCTCCGTGGACGCGGACGGTCTGATCGGTGAAGTCGACGCGCTGGTACGGGGGTTGGCGGACGGGGCGGCGGTGCCGGCGGCGGTGGGCGTGGGCGTCGGCTGCATCGCGCTCGTCCTGCTGCTGCAGCGGCTGCTGCCGAAGGTGCCCGCCGTCCTCGTGATGGTGGTGCTCGCCATCGGCGCGACCGTCGTGTTCGACCTCGGGGAGCACGGGGTGAAGCTGGTCGGCCGGCTGCCGAAGGGACTGCCGCCGTTCACCGTCCCCGACATCCGCTGGGACGACCTCGGCCCGCTGTTCGTGGGCGCTCTCGGCATCGCCCTGGTCTCCCTCGCCGACACCATCTCCAACGCCACCGCGTTCGCGAACCGCAGCGGCCAGGAGGTCCGCGGCAACAACGAGATGATCGCCATCGGCGCGGCGAACGCGGCCGCGGGTCTCTTCCAGGGCTTCCCCGTGAGCACCAGCGGATCGCGGACCGCGGTGGCCGAACGGGCGGGCGCCAAGACGCAGTTGACGGGACTCGTGGGCGTGGCGCTGATCCTGCTCATGCTCGTCCTGCTGCCCGGCCTGTTCCGCAACCTGCCGCAGCCCGCGCTCGCCGCCGTCGTCATCACGGCGTCGCTCTCGCTGGCCGACCTGTCGGGTGCGGGGCGGCTGTGGCGGCAGCGCAAGGCCGAGTTCTGGCTGTGCATGGCCGCGTTCCTCGGCGTCGCGCTGCTCGGTGTGCTGCCGGGGATCGCGGTCGCGGTCGGCCTGTCGATCCTGAACGTCTTCCGGCGCGCGTGGTGGCCGTACAGTGCGGTGCTCGGTCGGGTGGCGGGGCTCGAGGGCTACCACGACGTGAGTTCACATCCCGGTGCGCAGCGGCTGCCGGGGCTCGTGCTGCTGCGTTTCGACGCGCCGCTGTTCTTCGCCAACGCGAAGTCGTTCCGCGACGAGGTGCGGGGGGCGGTGTGGGAGGCGGTCGAGCCGCGGTGCGTGGTGGTTGCCGCGGAGCCGGTGACCGATGTGGACACGACCGCGGCGGATGTCCTGGAGGAGCTCCACGAGGCGCTGCGCGAGCGGGGGGTGGAGTTGGTGTTCGCCGAGCTGAAGGATCCGGTGCGGAGGAAGATCGAGCGGTACGGGTTGGCCCGGACGTTCGGGCCGGAGGCGTTCTACCCCACCGTGGAGAGTGCGGTGGAGGCGTTTCGGGAGAGGGCCGGGGTGGAGTGGTCGGCCACGCCGGCGAGCCCCCGCGGCGATTGA
- a CDS encoding cation-translocating P-type ATPase, whose product MWHAEPADSVARELGVDPAEGLDTARAAARREKYGPNALPEEKPTPALRRLLGQFTSYMQIILVVSAAVSLAIQEWGTAVVLLALSVLNAVIGLRQEGKADSAMNALKAMTKATARVRRDGREAQIPAEDVVVGDVVLLAAGDEVPADGRIVSATALQIDESALTGESVPAAKDANPVFGEELGPADQSDMAFMTTPVTHGSGVLLVTATGSATELGRISGMLTATPREMSPLSKELNRLTLWIVGAAALTMVVMFALGRGRGEPWDALFVSAVSLAIAAVPEALPTVTQTILSMGGLDLAKRNAIVKDLPSVETLGFTSAVNSDKTGTLTMNQMTVVEVVDAFDRYTVSGTGYGLEGRIHHAAGSSPGIEDAILPYLVASDTSLVDGEVVGDPTEGALLVLGHKAGLDVAATRERLPRLATLPFDPAYKLMATFHAAHDGLGRPVVRCFIKGAAPAVLALTTTALSDGAGIPFDAELRGRADTEVERMERAGRRVMAAATRDLDPETFKPDGELLDVIRELRITSLVGMVDPARPESKAAVAAAQAAHIRVRMVTGDDVITGAAIAEQIGIGGEAILGAEFAALPESERLERIERIGVVGRVAPEHKVLLAETLKKKGDVVAMTGDGVNDAPAIKAADIGVAMGSGTEVAKNAGRMILSDDNFATIIHAVEQGRKIYDNLTKYIRFVLILLVVFVLTFLGASLFDIADAEPFNPAQVLWIHFVVNAAFGFSLGFDRVGAGLMTRRPRPRGEPVMTPALMLTVGLVGAGIAVALLSLIKLGEARYDSVRIGNSIAFAAFALCLIVAAVECRSQTGTVLTVDTFDSKQLNWTILGEFVLAVLVTQTDVFNRLLGTVPLHIGQFGWALLPALALLALWELGKLIVRRR is encoded by the coding sequence CTGTGGCACGCCGAGCCCGCCGACTCGGTGGCCCGCGAACTCGGTGTCGACCCGGCCGAGGGACTCGACACCGCGCGGGCGGCGGCGCGGCGCGAAAAGTACGGGCCCAACGCCCTGCCCGAGGAGAAGCCGACACCGGCGTTGCGCCGGCTCCTGGGCCAGTTCACCTCGTACATGCAGATCATCCTCGTCGTGTCCGCGGCCGTGTCCCTCGCCATCCAGGAGTGGGGCACGGCGGTGGTGCTGCTCGCCCTGTCCGTCCTGAACGCGGTCATCGGCCTGCGCCAGGAGGGCAAGGCGGACAGCGCCATGAACGCCCTGAAGGCGATGACGAAGGCCACCGCACGGGTGCGCAGGGACGGCAGGGAGGCCCAGATCCCCGCGGAGGACGTCGTCGTCGGGGACGTGGTGCTGCTCGCCGCCGGGGACGAGGTGCCGGCGGACGGCCGGATCGTCTCTGCGACCGCGCTGCAGATCGACGAGTCGGCGCTCACCGGCGAGAGCGTGCCCGCGGCCAAGGACGCGAACCCGGTGTTCGGTGAGGAGCTCGGCCCGGCCGACCAGAGCGACATGGCGTTCATGACCACTCCGGTGACGCACGGCAGTGGTGTGCTGCTCGTGACCGCCACCGGGTCCGCCACCGAACTGGGCCGTATCTCGGGGATGTTGACGGCGACACCGCGCGAAATGTCGCCGCTGTCCAAGGAGTTGAACCGGCTCACCCTGTGGATCGTCGGGGCGGCCGCGCTCACCATGGTCGTGATGTTCGCGCTCGGCCGCGGCCGCGGCGAGCCCTGGGACGCGCTGTTCGTCAGCGCGGTGTCCCTGGCCATCGCCGCGGTGCCCGAGGCGCTGCCGACGGTGACACAGACCATCCTCTCGATGGGCGGGCTCGACCTGGCGAAGCGCAACGCGATCGTCAAGGACCTGCCGTCCGTGGAGACACTGGGCTTCACGTCGGCCGTGAACTCCGACAAGACCGGCACCCTGACGATGAATCAGATGACCGTCGTCGAGGTCGTCGACGCCTTCGACCGGTACACGGTCTCGGGCACCGGCTACGGCCTGGAGGGCAGGATCCACCACGCGGCGGGCAGCTCGCCCGGCATCGAGGACGCGATCCTTCCGTACCTCGTCGCCAGCGACACCTCGCTCGTCGACGGCGAAGTGGTGGGCGACCCCACCGAGGGCGCACTGCTCGTACTCGGGCACAAGGCGGGCCTCGACGTGGCCGCCACGCGCGAGCGGCTGCCCCGCCTCGCCACCCTGCCGTTCGACCCGGCGTACAAACTGATGGCCACCTTCCACGCGGCGCACGACGGGCTGGGGCGGCCCGTCGTGCGCTGCTTCATCAAGGGCGCCGCGCCCGCCGTGCTCGCGCTCACCACCACGGCCCTGTCCGACGGCGCGGGTATCCCCTTCGACGCGGAACTGCGCGGCCGGGCCGACACCGAGGTCGAGCGGATGGAGCGGGCCGGCCGCCGGGTCATGGCCGCCGCGACGCGCGACCTGGACCCGGAGACGTTCAAGCCGGACGGTGAACTCCTCGACGTGATACGGGAGTTGCGGATCACGAGCCTCGTCGGCATGGTCGACCCGGCGCGCCCCGAGTCGAAGGCGGCCGTCGCCGCGGCCCAGGCCGCCCATATCCGCGTACGCATGGTGACAGGCGACGACGTGATCACCGGCGCGGCGATCGCCGAGCAGATCGGGATCGGCGGAGAGGCGATCCTCGGCGCCGAGTTCGCGGCGCTGCCCGAGAGCGAGCGGCTCGAACGGATCGAGCGGATCGGCGTCGTCGGCAGGGTCGCGCCCGAGCACAAGGTGCTGCTCGCCGAGACGTTGAAGAAGAAGGGCGACGTGGTCGCCATGACCGGCGACGGCGTCAACGACGCGCCCGCCATCAAGGCCGCCGACATCGGCGTGGCCATGGGATCGGGCACGGAGGTGGCCAAGAACGCCGGGCGGATGATTCTGTCCGACGACAACTTCGCCACGATCATTCACGCGGTGGAACAGGGCCGCAAGATCTACGACAACCTCACCAAGTACATCCGCTTCGTGCTGATCCTGCTGGTCGTGTTCGTCCTGACGTTCCTCGGCGCCTCGCTCTTCGACATCGCGGACGCCGAGCCGTTCAACCCCGCCCAGGTGCTGTGGATCCACTTCGTCGTCAACGCGGCCTTCGGCTTCTCCCTCGGCTTCGACCGGGTCGGCGCGGGGCTCATGACACGGCGCCCGCGGCCGCGCGGCGAACCGGTGATGACTCCGGCGCTGATGCTCACGGTGGGGCTCGTGGGCGCCGGCATCGCCGTCGCGCTGCTGAGCCTGATCAAGCTCGGCGAGGCCCGCTACGACAGCGTCCGCATCGGCAACTCCATCGCGTTCGCGGCGTTCGCGCTGTGCCTGATCGTGGCCGCGGTCGAGTGCCGCAGCCAGACCGGGACCGTGCTCACCGTCGACACCTTCGACAGCAAGCAGCTCAACTGGACGATCCTGGGCGAGTTCGTGCTCGCCGTGCTCGTCACACAGACCGATGTCTTCAACCGGCTGCTCGGCACCGTCCCCCTGCACATCGGCCAGTTCGGCTGGGCGCTGCTGCCCGCCCTCGCGCTCCTCGCGCTGTGGGAGCTGGGCAAGCTGATCGTCCGGCGGAGGTGA
- a CDS encoding polyphosphate kinase 2 family protein, translated as MKDGRARTKDKRAERIAEFIAPLRVEPGTKVHLSKDFDPARTSGLKNKRQGRELLAEGVALLADHQRRLAAEGTHGVLLCLQAIDAGGKDGTIRHVMSGVNPQGVRVAGFKVPSHDELSHDYLWRYTRGLPRRGEIGIFNRSHYEEVLVVRVHPELLDRQRLPGRKQSGKALWRRRYREINQWERYLTDNGYRLVKLFLNLSKEEQRVRFLKRIDVPERNWKFSAADARERARWDDYQEAFEDMLSATSTRWAPWYVVPADRKWYARTCSAAVLAHTLMDIDPQYPVVGDKARHELELEKRQLEKEAPSGSAADPYAARRRAR; from the coding sequence ATGAAGGACGGACGGGCGCGCACGAAGGACAAGCGCGCCGAGCGGATCGCCGAGTTCATCGCACCCCTGCGGGTCGAGCCCGGAACGAAGGTGCACCTGTCCAAGGACTTCGATCCCGCCCGTACGTCGGGCCTGAAGAACAAGCGGCAGGGCAGGGAGCTGCTGGCCGAGGGCGTCGCCCTGCTCGCCGACCACCAGCGCAGGCTGGCCGCCGAGGGCACACACGGCGTCCTGCTGTGTCTGCAGGCGATCGACGCCGGCGGCAAGGACGGCACGATCCGTCACGTCATGAGCGGCGTGAACCCGCAGGGCGTACGCGTGGCGGGGTTCAAGGTGCCCTCGCACGACGAACTGAGCCACGACTATCTCTGGCGCTACACCCGCGGCCTGCCGCGCCGCGGGGAGATCGGCATCTTCAACCGCTCCCACTACGAGGAGGTCCTGGTGGTGCGGGTGCATCCCGAACTCCTGGACCGCCAGCGGCTCCCGGGACGCAAGCAGAGCGGCAAGGCGCTGTGGCGCCGGCGCTACCGCGAGATCAACCAGTGGGAGCGGTATCTGACGGACAACGGATACAGGCTCGTCAAGCTGTTCCTGAACCTGTCCAAGGAGGAGCAGCGGGTCCGATTCCTCAAACGCATCGACGTACCGGAGCGGAACTGGAAGTTCTCGGCGGCGGACGCGCGTGAACGCGCCCGCTGGGACGACTACCAGGAGGCGTTCGAGGACATGCTGTCCGCCACGAGCACACGCTGGGCCCCGTGGTACGTCGTGCCCGCCGACCGCAAGTGGTACGCACGGACCTGCTCGGCGGCCGTGCTCGCACACACCCTGATGGACATCGATCCGCAGTATCCGGTCGTCGGCGACAAGGCCCGTCACGAACTGGAGCTGGAGAAGCGGCAGTTGGAGAAGGAGGCGCCGTCCGGATCCGCGGCCGACCCGTACGCTGCCCGGAGGCGGGCGCGGTGA
- a CDS encoding DUF7144 family membrane protein gives MATSTTSQHGMGGAREAAAGGLTIFAAVMLFIVGTMGFFRGLMAVLEDKVFLSTPEYTFQFDLTTWGWIHLLLGIVAVVVSFGLFVAMKWARVLGVVVAVLVMIGNFLSIPYYPFWSLTLIAMNALVIWGLCVVKRDTL, from the coding sequence ATGGCCACCTCGACCACTTCGCAACACGGCATGGGCGGCGCGAGGGAAGCGGCCGCCGGCGGGCTGACCATCTTCGCGGCGGTCATGCTCTTCATCGTTGGGACCATGGGCTTCTTCCGCGGTCTGATGGCGGTTCTGGAGGACAAGGTGTTCCTCAGCACGCCCGAGTACACCTTCCAGTTCGACCTCACGACCTGGGGCTGGATCCATCTGCTCCTCGGCATCGTCGCCGTGGTCGTCAGCTTCGGCCTGTTCGTCGCGATGAAATGGGCCAGGGTGCTCGGCGTGGTCGTCGCCGTCCTGGTCATGATCGGCAACTTCCTTTCCATCCCGTACTACCCGTTCTGGTCCCTGACGCTGATCGCGATGAACGCGCTCGTCATCTGGGGCCTGTGCGTGGTGAAGCGGGACACGTTGTAG
- a CDS encoding MFS transporter: protein MSVASTPGAADGQGPLPEAGPGPDRSRQRRILAPLALAQFICSFAGSNMNVMIKDISKDLDTTVQGVQTAITIFLLVMAALMIPGGILADRYGRKRCLVIGLSIYGVGALISAAAPGLGVLILGNSILEGIGTALLIPPVYILTTLLFTEVTSRAKAFGTIMAFAGIGAATGPLLGGLITSAISWRAAFVFQAVVVAVIIVLSRKLEDPLPADPSLDFDTVGAILSATGLVLVVCGILAADDNLWLMGGLLLVGTLVLVAFFRWVKRRERTGAQPLLPTSLFRNRTSNLGLITQHTQWLMLMGVSFVVAAYLQVVRGYNAIDTGIIFTASTVGLLISSLGAERFAKRREQRTLIMAGFIVTVCGIGVLLAVADVSSKAWASTPGLLLIGLGVGLMLTPSVNVVQSSFPEDMQGEISGLSRSVSNLGSSVGTALAGTILVADPSAGPYAVSLVVLAVIGLGGLAAAARLPRIPPAPPAPTPHP from the coding sequence ATGAGCGTGGCAAGCACTCCCGGGGCGGCCGACGGCCAAGGGCCCCTCCCAGAAGCCGGACCCGGCCCTGACCGAAGTCGGCAGCGCCGCATTCTCGCGCCGCTCGCACTGGCCCAGTTCATCTGCAGCTTCGCAGGGTCGAACATGAACGTGATGATCAAGGACATCAGCAAGGACCTGGACACCACCGTGCAGGGCGTACAGACCGCGATCACCATCTTCCTGCTGGTCATGGCGGCGCTGATGATCCCCGGCGGGATCCTCGCCGACCGCTACGGCCGCAAGCGCTGCCTCGTCATCGGGCTCTCGATCTACGGGGTCGGGGCGCTGATCAGCGCGGCGGCGCCGGGCCTCGGCGTGCTGATCCTGGGCAACTCGATCCTGGAGGGCATCGGCACCGCCCTGCTGATCCCCCCGGTCTACATCCTCACCACCCTCCTCTTCACCGAAGTGACGAGCCGCGCCAAGGCGTTCGGCACGATCATGGCCTTCGCCGGCATCGGCGCCGCCACGGGACCGCTCCTCGGCGGCCTGATCACGTCGGCGATCAGCTGGCGGGCGGCGTTCGTGTTCCAGGCGGTGGTGGTGGCGGTCATCATCGTGCTGAGCCGCAAGCTCGAGGACCCGCTCCCGGCCGACCCCTCCCTCGACTTCGACACCGTGGGCGCGATCCTGTCGGCGACCGGACTCGTCCTCGTGGTCTGCGGGATCCTCGCGGCGGACGACAACCTCTGGCTCATGGGCGGGCTGCTCCTGGTCGGCACGCTGGTCCTGGTGGCGTTCTTCCGCTGGGTGAAAAGGAGGGAGCGGACCGGAGCCCAACCGCTCCTGCCGACCTCGCTGTTCCGCAACCGGACGTCGAACCTCGGTCTGATCACCCAGCACACCCAGTGGCTGATGCTCATGGGCGTGTCGTTCGTGGTCGCCGCGTATCTCCAGGTCGTCCGCGGCTACAACGCCATCGACACCGGCATCATCTTCACCGCGTCGACCGTGGGCCTGCTCATCAGCTCGCTCGGCGCGGAGCGGTTCGCCAAGCGCCGCGAACAACGCACCCTCATCATGGCCGGTTTCATCGTCACGGTGTGCGGCATCGGCGTGCTCCTGGCCGTGGCGGACGTCTCGTCGAAGGCCTGGGCCTCCACGCCGGGACTGCTCCTGATCGGCCTGGGCGTCGGCCTCATGCTCACGCCGTCGGTCAACGTGGTGCAGTCCAGCTTCCCCGAGGACATGCAGGGCGAGATCTCCGGGCTGTCGCGCAGCGTGTCCAACCTCGGCTCCTCCGTGGGCACGGCGCTCGCCGGCACGATCCTCGTCGCCGACCCGTCCGCCGGGCCCTACGCCGTCTCGCTTGTGGTGCTCGCGGTGATCGGTCTGGGAGGCCTGGCCGCGGCGGCCCGGCTGCCACGGATCCCGCCGGCGCCACCGGCACCGACCCCTCACCCGTAA
- a CDS encoding RDD family protein, with the protein MTAADSRPALRSRPAGIVSRGLAALVDVLVLAVIGLIVQVGAGCARLMVVGPPFQVPDVPNWVAGPIGWTLAVCYLGGSWAVVGATPGDRLLGVCVTDRAGRRLRTVRALVRAAVSVTFPLGLLWIPFSKHRAALQDLVVRSAVSYDRDYG; encoded by the coding sequence GTGACCGCGGCCGACAGCAGACCCGCTCTCCGCTCCCGGCCCGCCGGAATCGTCTCGCGTGGCCTCGCCGCCCTGGTCGACGTGCTCGTGCTCGCCGTGATCGGTCTGATCGTCCAAGTCGGCGCGGGCTGTGCGCGGTTGATGGTCGTCGGGCCGCCGTTCCAAGTGCCGGACGTGCCCAACTGGGTTGCCGGTCCGATCGGTTGGACCCTGGCCGTCTGCTATCTCGGCGGCTCGTGGGCGGTGGTCGGGGCCACACCCGGAGACCGGCTGCTGGGCGTGTGCGTGACGGACCGGGCGGGGCGGCGGCTGCGGACGGTGCGGGCCCTCGTACGGGCCGCGGTGTCGGTGACCTTTCCCCTGGGGCTGCTCTGGATACCGTTCAGCAAGCATCGTGCGGCGCTGCAGGACCTCGTGGTGCGCAGCGCCGTGTCGTACGACCGCGATTACGGGTGA
- a CDS encoding penicillin acylase family protein — MSHANEAQQDQQAQHTGPSRRRVIGGAATLAVAATTLPTGIASAAPDRSSPSDLARWKRQAARVTITRDDWGIPHVVGRTDADAVFGMMYTQAEDDFNRIERNYLVSLGRLAESEGESALWQDLRQRLFIDPEELKKEYAKCPSWLRALMRGWADGLNYYLATHPDVRPRVLTHFEPWMPLSFSEGSIGGDIESVALSQLEAFYAQREIPWTDEERGLKFREPSGSNGMSIAPGNTRDGNALLLINPHTSFFFRAEQHVTSEEGLDVYGAATWGQFFIYQGFNENTGWMHTSSGVDNIDEFAETVDRTSDGTYTYRYGKDHRPVTTKDITLTSRTENGDTERHTFTTYATHHGPIVREADGKWIACALMNKPLEALKQSYLRTTTRNYTEYMKVAELKANSSNNTLFADSKGDIAFLMPQFMPVRNDRFDYMKPVDGSDPATDWHGLHTLDSMPQAVNPKSGWAFNSNNWPWTAAGADSPHASDYPRYFDKAGENPRGPHAIRVLTSSRNFTPHSLIKGAFDPYLTAFARLLPGLVKAWDHLPTGSAQKRKLSSPTALLRDWDHRWSAASKATSLAVFWGEALWALVSKAAADAGLSVWDYMADRATDTQRLTALESAVDRLTQDFGGWQVPWSEINRYQRNDGAITQTFDDTKPSYPVPFTSAQWGSLASFGAKRYPGTKRYYGTSGNSFVAVVEFGPRLRAWAITAGGASGHPDSPHFGDQVKRYASGDLRPVYFYPEELEGHVERRYRPGE; from the coding sequence ATGAGTCACGCAAATGAGGCACAGCAGGACCAGCAGGCACAGCACACCGGCCCGAGCCGCCGCCGAGTGATCGGCGGCGCGGCCACGCTGGCCGTCGCCGCGACAACGTTGCCCACCGGCATCGCGTCCGCCGCCCCTGACCGGTCCTCCCCCTCCGACCTCGCCCGCTGGAAAAGACAAGCGGCCCGGGTGACGATCACCCGCGACGACTGGGGCATCCCGCACGTAGTGGGCAGGACGGACGCCGACGCGGTGTTCGGGATGATGTACACGCAGGCCGAGGACGACTTCAACCGCATCGAGCGCAACTACCTCGTCAGCCTCGGCCGCCTCGCCGAGTCCGAGGGTGAGAGCGCGCTCTGGCAGGACCTGCGCCAACGCCTGTTCATCGACCCGGAGGAGCTGAAGAAGGAGTACGCGAAGTGCCCGTCCTGGCTTCGCGCCCTGATGCGCGGCTGGGCCGACGGCCTCAACTACTACTTGGCGACCCACCCCGACGTACGCCCCCGGGTGCTCACCCACTTCGAGCCGTGGATGCCGCTGAGCTTCTCCGAGGGCAGCATCGGAGGCGACATCGAATCGGTGGCGCTGAGCCAGCTGGAGGCGTTCTACGCACAGCGCGAGATCCCCTGGACAGACGAGGAACGCGGCCTGAAGTTCCGCGAACCGTCCGGCTCCAACGGCATGTCGATCGCCCCCGGCAACACCCGCGACGGCAACGCCCTCCTCCTGATCAACCCCCACACCAGCTTCTTCTTCCGCGCGGAACAACACGTGACGAGCGAAGAGGGTCTCGACGTCTACGGCGCCGCGACCTGGGGCCAGTTCTTCATCTACCAGGGCTTCAACGAGAACACCGGCTGGATGCACACGTCGAGCGGCGTCGACAACATCGACGAGTTCGCGGAGACGGTCGACCGCACGTCGGACGGCACGTACACCTACCGCTACGGCAAGGACCACCGCCCCGTAACAACAAAGGACATCACCCTCACCTCCCGCACGGAGAACGGCGACACGGAGCGCCACACCTTCACGACGTACGCGACCCACCACGGCCCGATCGTCCGCGAGGCGGACGGCAAATGGATCGCATGCGCCCTGATGAACAAGCCACTGGAAGCCCTGAAACAAAGCTACTTGCGCACAACGACGCGCAACTACACCGAGTACATGAAGGTGGCGGAGCTGAAGGCCAACAGCTCCAACAACACGCTCTTCGCGGACTCGAAGGGCGACATCGCCTTCCTGATGCCGCAGTTCATGCCGGTCCGCAATGACCGCTTCGACTACATGAAGCCGGTCGACGGCAGCGACCCGGCCACCGACTGGCACGGCCTGCACACCCTGGACAGCATGCCGCAGGCGGTGAACCCGAAGAGCGGCTGGGCGTTCAACAGCAACAACTGGCCCTGGACGGCGGCCGGCGCGGACAGCCCGCACGCGTCGGACTACCCCCGATACTTCGACAAGGCGGGCGAGAACCCCCGCGGCCCGCACGCGATCCGCGTCCTCACCTCCAGCCGGAACTTCACCCCCCATTCCCTCATCAAGGGCGCCTTCGACCCCTACCTGACGGCATTCGCCCGCCTCCTCCCGGGCCTGGTGAAAGCCTGGGACCACCTCCCGACGGGCAGCGCCCAGAAACGCAAACTCTCGTCCCCCACCGCCCTGTTGCGCGACTGGGACCACCGCTGGTCGGCCGCATCGAAGGCGACATCACTCGCGGTGTTCTGGGGCGAGGCGCTCTGGGCCCTGGTCTCCAAGGCGGCAGCGGACGCGGGCCTCTCGGTCTGGGACTACATGGCGGACCGCGCCACGGACACCCAACGCCTCACGGCCCTCGAATCGGCGGTCGACCGCCTGACACAGGACTTCGGCGGCTGGCAGGTCCCGTGGTCCGAGATCAACCGCTACCAGCGCAACGACGGCGCGATCACCCAGACCTTCGACGACACCAAGCCCAGCTACCCGGTCCCCTTCACCTCCGCCCAATGGGGCTCCCTCGCCTCCTTCGGCGCGAAGCGCTACCCCGGCACGAAGCGCTACTACGGCACGAGCGGCAACAGCTTCGTGGCGGTCGTCGAATTCGGCCCACGCCTCCGGGCCTGGGCCATCACAGCCGGCGGCGCCAGCGGCCACCCGGACTCCCCGCACTTCGGCGACCAGGTGAAGCGGTACGCGAGCGGGGACCTGCGGCCGGTGTACTTCTATCCGGAGGAGTTGGAGGGGCATGTGGAGCGGAGGTACCGACCGGGCGAGTGA